Proteins encoded within one genomic window of Brassica rapa cultivar Chiifu-401-42 chromosome A09, CAAS_Brap_v3.01, whole genome shotgun sequence:
- the LOC103839039 gene encoding 60S ribosomal protein L17-1, with translation MVKYSQEPDNSTKSCKARGADLRVHFKNTRETAHAIRRLPLNKAKRYLEDVIAHKQAIPFTRFCRGVGRTAQAKNRHSNGQGRWPAKSAQFVLDLLKNAESNAEVKGLDVDALFISHIQVNQAAKQRRRTYRAHGRINPYMSNPCHIELILSEKEEPVKKEPETQLAAKSKKGASS, from the exons ATG GTGAAGTACTCCCAGGAACCCGACAATTCCACCAAAT CTTGCAAGGCTAGGGGAGCTGATCTCAGGGTCCActtcaag AACACTAGGGAGACAGCGCACGCCATAAGAAGGCTACCATTGAACAAGGCCAAGAGGTACTTGGAAGATGTGATAGCTCACAAGCAAGCAATCCCCTTCACACGTTTCTGTCGTGGTGTTGGTCGTACTGCTCAGGCTAAGAACAGGCACTCAAATGGTCAAGGTCGATGGCCTGCTAAATCTGCTCAGTTCGTTCTTGATCTCCTCAAGAATGCTGAGAGCAATGCTGAGGTCAAAGGTTTGGATGTTGATGCACTTTTCATATCTCACATCCAAGTGAACCAAGCAGCAAAACAAAGGCGTAGGACATACCGTGCTCATGGAAGAATCAATC CTTACATGTCAAACCCGTGCCACATTGAGTTGATATTGTCAGAGAAGGAAGAGCCTGTTAAGAAAGAG CCAGAGACTCAGTTGGCAGCGAAGTCAAAGAAAGGAGCCTCGTCTTGA